A DNA window from Acomys russatus chromosome 7, mAcoRus1.1, whole genome shotgun sequence contains the following coding sequences:
- the LOC127192255 gene encoding olfactory receptor 52N2-like: MSGGNSSSLTPEFFILNGVPGLEAAHVWISLPFCFMYLIAVVGNCGLIYLIGHEEALHRPMYYFLALLSFTDVTWCTTTVPNMLCIFWFNLKEIGFNSCLVQMFFVHMLTGMESGVLMLMALDRYVAICYPLRYTTILTNPVIAKAGLATFLRSVMLIFPFTLLTKRLPYCRGALIPHTYCDHMSVAKVSCGNAKVNAIYGLMVALLIGVFDICCISVSYTMILRAVVSLSSADARHKAFSTCTSHICAIVITYVPAFFTFFTHRFGGHTIPHHIHIIVANLYLLLPPTMNPIVYGVKTKQIRESVIKFLLGDKLGIT, translated from the coding sequence ATGTCTGGAGGCAACAGCTCCAGTCTGACCCCAGAATTCTTTATCCTGAATGGTGTTCCTGGACTGGAAGCCGCACATGTCTggatctctctgcctttctgcttcATGTACCTGATTGCTGTCGTGGGCAACTGTGGGCTTATCTACCTCATTGGCCATGAGGAAGCTCTGCACCGGCCTATGTACTACTTCCTGGCCTTACTCTCCTTCACTGATGTCACCTGGTGCACCACCACTGTGCCCAATATGCTGTGCATATTCTGGTTCAACCTCAAGGAGATTGGATTTAATTCCTGCCTTGTCCAGATGTTCTTTGTGCACATGTTGACTGGAATGGAGTCTGGTGTGCTCATGCTCATGGCCCTGGACCGCTATGTAGCCATCTGCTATCCTCTACGGtacaccaccatcctcaccaacCCTGTCATTGCCAAGGCTGGTCTTGCTACTTTCTTGAGGAGTGTGATGCTCATCTTCCCATTCACTCTGCTCACCAAGCGCTTGCCCTATTGCCGAGGAGCCCTAATCCCCCACACTTACTGTGATCACATGTCTGTGGCCAAGGTATCCTGTGGCAATGCCAAGGTCAATGCAATCTATGGTCTCATGGTGGCTCTATTGATTGGTGTGTTTGACATTTGCTGTATCTCTGTGTCTTACACTATGATACTGCGTGCAGTGGTGAGTCTGTCCTCTGCTGATGCTCGTCACAAAGCCTTCAGCACCTGTACATCTCACATCTGTGCTATTGTGATCACTTATGTGCCTGCCTTTTTCACTTTCTTCACTCATCGTTTTGGAGGACACACTATTCCCCACCATATCCACATCATAGTGGCCAACCTCTACCTGCTACTGCCCCCAACCATGAACCCAATTGTTTATGGAGTCAAGACCAAGCAGATTAGGGAAAGTGTAATCAAATTTTTGCTTGGAGACAAATTGGGCATTACCTAG